AGCGGTCTGACATGAGGCATCGAATACGACACGTAATTTTGTAGTTGAACTCGACTCTTTTATCACCGGATGGTGTGGCAAGTAACAGTGCAATGTTGAGTCGTTGGTAAGTTCCGGCATCAGTGTCATATGACCTAGCTGTTCGTATGTAGACATAAATTGTCGATACTGCTCATAGATGTTAGGATTGCGTTGCAGGCGTCGTTCAGTATTGTAAAATCTGCGTTCAGCTATACTTCGAGATTCACCAAGCTTAACTTTGGAATTTGATGTTTTAGGTACTCTCACGACGAATCTGCCTTCTTCATTACGAGTAGTTGTCGTTTTGTACAGTTGCTCACACGGGTCAGCATCTTCGGAAAGTGCACTTGACGTGGCGACCGTATCCAGCTCCCAAAATCGactaatttcttcttttaacgTATCAGGAAGCGTTGCAACATGAGATGACTGCCGATTGTCAACCGATTTTATAGGAACTGAACCTGTTATAGTCCAGCCAAATTTAGTATTAACTAACGATGGATGATTTGGACCGATATATCGTTTTCCCGGACAGTGGACTAACCAATATGCTTCGCAACCAAGAACGATGTCGATAGGGCCTGGTGTGTGGAATAATGGATCGGCTAATGGAATGTTGTCAATATTCCACTTGCAAGGATCAACTTGTACTATTGGTAATTCGACTGTTGGAGAATCGATAACTAGGAAACAGAGCTTCATGGAAAATTGCTGAATCTTGGATGCTATTATTGCTTCAACAGATTGGCTGATATTGCTCTGACGTTGACCTATTCCAGCAATGCATACGTCGGTGTTCTTCATAGTATTGGACAATCGTTTGGCTAAAGCAGTTGACATAAAATTACACATTGACCCGGAATCTAGTAATGCGCGCACTTGGTAGACTTTGCCTGAATCATCAATAACCTGAACTGCTGCCGTCTGCAGTAAAACAGTCAAACTATTGGTACAGATGTGTGATGTTGCATCAACTTGATCTTTCGTTGGTTGTTCCACAGAATTCGCAACTACTTCTTCCATATGGAGCAATGTGTGGTGGTTCCGTTGACACTTATAAcatttgtgttttgatttacATTCCTTTGCAGAGTGTCCAGTTCTGAAGCAGTTGAAACATAGCTTATTGGTGTTGATGAGCTTACGTCGCTCACTAACATGCATAGATTTGAAAACATGACATTGGTAGAGTAGGTGTGATTCTTCACAAGCGTGGCAGCGATTGGACATAGAAGCTACATTAGTACTAGCCAGActtcttgtttgctttgcgcCGGCCACCTTCGTGGTATTTGCTTTAGGAGAAGATAATGAGACTTGGGACGGTGCAGCTAGAATTTTGATTCTAATTTGCAAAAACTCAACGAGCTTGGAAAAGCTATCGGTGTTATCACTTGCAGAAAATAGTTCCCATGCCATGACGGTTTTAGCATCCAACTTATAGAGCAGCAGATTCGCAAGCGGTGTGTCCCAATGCTCGATGGGCTCCTTCAGTTTGCTAGCTCCTTCGGTGAGTCTAATGAAATCATCAGACACGCGACGTAATTCCTCTAAGGAATTGTCCTTCATTGGTGCTACGGAGTAAATAGCTTTAAAGTACTCACGCTTTAGGGCTCGAATGTTGTCATATCTCTCTAACAACGCCTTCCAGGTGGTGGAGTAATTTTCGGCAGCAATGTCGACATATTCAAATCGTTTCGCAACGTCACCCTTCAACGATGCTAGAAGATATTCTAGCTTCATGACATCCGGAATGTCGTTGGATGAAGCTACCATTGCAGTGAAACGATCCTTAAAGCTGAGCCATGAGGTGATCTTCCCGTCAAACGTTGGTAGACTTATTTTCGGTAACTTTAGGTGAGGTGAAGCAGCGACAGGGATGTTGGCGTTTACTTTTGCTTCAATCACAGTGCTGTTCAGATCTTGTTTGGATGATGTGAGGTGACCTTTTATGAAGCAATATCGATCGTACATATCATTTCTCTCTTTGAGCATGCGAACAATTTCTGCTTCATCTTCTTCGGCATCTTCAAGAGTCGTTTGCATCCTGTCGAACGTCTGCCAACAACTCTCGAGTAACTTCAATCGGTGTTCACATTGCGTAGATTGCTCACTGGTGTACGTTTCAATAAAACTTTCGAGGTTATGTATCTGCGACATAACGCGCATCATGTCCACCTTACTTGGTGGTGCTTTCTTCGGACCCATTGTTGGTTAGGTAAATTGACGCTTCGTTGATAAACAACACAAGATCGATGGATTAGTCCGCagatccggttcgaaggaccaaaaatgatgaaaacgGATAAACTTAACTTGATCAAATATCTGCGGTTGActtctttataaaaaaaacacgatcctGTGGTCCGCTTGGATGTAGTcactcttcttttttttattcttttttttgcacgttcGCTTGCTGTCACTACAGGAGTTGCTTGAAAAATATATCAGTGCTCctactttcttcttttcctaatTCCGCATAGTTTAGTTAACGTTTTGCGTtaacactcattcctggtggaacttcgtagcaaagtacaaagttcgaatcggatggacgaattaagttgaaatagacagtttttgcatgaaaactcattcctggtggaacttcgtagcaaagtacaaagttcgaatcggatggacgaattaagttgaaatagacagtttttgcatgaaaactcattcctgttgaaacttcattgcaaagtacaaagttcgtatcggatggacgaattaagttgaaatagacagtttttgcatgaaaactcattcctggtggaacttcatagcaaagtacaaagttcgttttggatggatcaatttagttgaaatagacagtttttgcatgaaaactcattcctggtagaacttcataggaaagtacaaagttcgtatcggatggacgaattaagttgaaatagacagtttttgcatgaaaactcattcctggtggaacttcgtagcaaagtacaaagttcgaatcggatggacgaattaagttgaaatagacagtttttgcatgaaaactcattcctgttgaaacttcattgcaaagtacaaagttcgtatcggatggacgaattaagttgaaatagacagtttttgcatgaaaactcattcctggtgaaacttcataggaaagtacaaagttcgtatcggatggacgaattaagttgaaatagacagtttttgcatgaaaactcattcctggtggaacttcgtagcaaagtacaaagttcgaatcggatggacgaattaagttgaaatagacagtttttgcatgaaaactcattcctggtggaacttcatagcaaagtacaaagttcgttttggatggatcaatttagttgaaatagacagtttttgcatgaaaactcattcctggtggaagttcgtagcaaagtacaaagttcgttttggatggacgaattaagttgaaatagacagtttttgcatgaaaactcattcctggtggaacttcataggaaagtacaaagttcgtatcggatggacgaattaagttgaaatagacagtttttgcatgaaaactcattcctggtggaacttcgtagcaaagtacaaagttcgtatcggatggacgaattaagttgaaatagacagtttttgcatgaaaactcattcctggtgaaacttcataggaaagtacaaagttcgttttggatggatcaatttagttgaaatagacagttttt
This sequence is a window from Anopheles moucheti unplaced genomic scaffold, idAnoMoucSN_F20_07 U3, whole genome shotgun sequence. Protein-coding genes within it:
- the LOC128309268 gene encoding uncharacterized protein LOC128309268 codes for the protein MGPKKAPPSKVDMMRVMSQIHNLESFIETYTSEQSTQCEHRLKLLESCWQTFDRMQTTLEDAEEDEAEIVRMLKERNDMYDRYCFIKGHLTSSKQDLNSTVIEAKVNANIPVAASPHLKLPKISLPTFDGKITSWLSFKDRFTAMVASSNDIPDVMKLEYLLASLKGDVAKRFEYVDIAAENYSTTWKALLERYDNIRALKREYFKAIYSVAPMKDNSLEELRRVSDDFIRLTEGASKLKEPIEHWDTPLANLLLYKLDAKTVMAWELFSASGRRKANKKSG